The Balneolaceae bacterium genomic sequence CTTATGGCTATTGGGAGGCTTTTATTTTATGTGACGTGGACAAAATTGCCCATTGTATTAAAAAATTTTAAGTTTAGGCAGATTAAGGCCGATAACAAGAGTGAGCCGGAAGGGCAGGCCGGCTCACCTTTTTACATGTTCCCTTATAAACCAAGCCCCCCCGAGGCAGGACGGGAGGACTTGGGGTGTCGCGCAATAAGAGCGGCTCCCCCGCAACTAGGGCAGGGATGTATCGCCTGGTAAGCGATAGAAGCAGCGAGAGAGCCGCAGGATATTCTTATATGCCCCGCTCGGGCGTATATCTCATATTCCTATCTTTATATTTGACAGAGCCATCTAGCAGGATAACTGTCTATTCAGTTTGTCCAAATGTCATGAATTCGCACGGAATCGATGCTGCCCCGGTCGATGTAGCGCATGAAGTTACGAAAGTTCTGTTCACGGGGACCCAGTTCGGTGCCCGACACCTCGTGGTAGTAATCGTTGACGTCGGTATAGACGCCGAAATAGATCTCGTACTCACCGATGCCGGAATTGGAACTCGTGTTCTGCACGCGGTACTCGACGTGCGCGAAGAGGCTGTCGTTGCTCTCGCTGCGCTCCCACGAGATCACCTCGGCCTGCAGGTTGGAAGCACTGCCTCCGCCCAGGTATATCTCTGCCGATGCGGTGCGCCCCTCCCTCACCTGTATGCTTACCGAGTGGGAACCCACCTCCGGCTTGGAAGCCGAAATGGTGTAGCTGCCCGTGGGCACCTCGTCGAGACGGAAAGTGCCGTCGTTGCCCGTGAGGATGGAGTTGGTCGCCGGACTGGTCGTGACGTTGGCATTGGCTACGCCCTGATTGTTGTTCGAATTGATGACTTGGCCCTGGATGGAGCCGTACTGCACCGGATCGACGGTTTCCTTGGTGCAGCCCACGGTCATGAGACCGACTGCTATAAGTAGAATTACCAGTTGGTTTTTCATAGGGGACCCTCTATGATCTGATTAAAAGTTGATTCGGTTGACGATTACGGGAATAGTGCCGGAGGTTTTGGAGATGGTCATGTAGGGAGATCCTCCCGCGCCATCTTCGTAAAGTGAAACAGAATTTCCGTGCTGTACGGCGTCAAATCGGTTGTTGATGCCGGTGATCTGGAACAGCACGCTGCTGTTTGAGGGCTGCTCGAAATCGAGTTTGTTCGTGGCACCGCCCAGCGTGGCCTTTAACCAGGAATTGCTGTGCTGGATGATGCGTGCCTCATTTTGAAGGCCGTAGAGCCTGATGATGCCTGTACTGCGGTTGCCTTTCTGGGTCAGAATGGCCTTGTTGCCGTAGCCGAACTGCTCTATATGGCCGGTGTTGAAGTTGCCGGTCTGGGTCAGGATGGCCTCGTTGAAGGCCGAAAGGGGAATGGGAATCCCGTTTCCGGCCAGGCCGGCTCCACCGCTGATGTATTGGCCGGTGAACTCGGTGACTGCCTCGTTATGGGTGATCCCGGGGTTATCGGTCTGCTCGATGAAGGCCTCCCCGTCCTGGGCATGTACCCCGATCGAGCCAGCGAGCAGCATGGCAAGTATGAATGTAAAGTGGGTTGCGTATTTCATGGCAAACCTCCGTGGGTTGCGCTGCGGTTGTATGTGGAATGAAGAGGAGACACCCCGGTCAAGGGGTGTCACCCTGCTCGGTGAATTATTAGAAGCGTTTAGCTTCCACCCATGGCGGC encodes the following:
- a CDS encoding carboxypeptidase-like regulatory domain-containing protein encodes the protein MKNQLVILLIAVGLMTVGCTKETVDPVQYGSIQGQVINSNNNQGVANANVTTSPATNSILTGNDGTFRLDEVPTGSYTISASKPEVGSHSVSIQVREGRTASAEIYLGGGSASNLQAEVISWERSESNDSLFAHVEYRVQNTSSNSGIGEYEIYFGVYTDVNDYYHEVSGTELGPREQNFRNFMRYIDRGSIDSVRIHDIWTN